CTCATCATTTGGGGAGTTCCCGTGACGGGTTCCCGGGTAGCCGTCAAGCACCAAGCTGCTATACGAATCAAGCAATCTTTCGATCGTCGCGATTGAATTATTTCACGCTCATATAACGCACATCCGGGAATGTATCACTCGGATGGACAACGATACCATCTATTTTTTTATTGAATGCAAAGACGTTGGTATAGAAGAAGAGCGGCGCAACCGGTGCCTGATCAATGATCAACTGGTCTGCCTTGTGCATGTCATCCATGCGTTTCGAAACATCTGTTGTGGTTTCCGCTTCATTGACATATTTGTCGAATTGTTTGTTTTTCCACCGCGTATAGTTGCTGCCAAAGTCGCTTTTCAGAAGATCCAGCTCCGCACTTGGATCTGTGTAGCTTTGAATCCAGCCCATCCGGCCGATTTGGAAATCGCCCTTTGTCAACTTGTCGAGATAAATTTTCCAATCTTCGTTTTGCAGTGTAACATCAACGCCAAGATTCTTTTTCCACATTTGTTGAATCGCTTCTGCAATCTTTTTATTGTAGTCGACCGTGTTGTATTGATATGTGATCGGCGGCAATTGGCTGAGACCCTCTTCCTTCAGGCCTTGTGCCAAGAGTTGTTTTGCTTGTGCAACATCATCTTTAAATAAGTCGCCGCCTTCTTTGCGGAAATCTCCGTTTTTACCCGGATCCCCAGGCGGTACAAACGCATACGCAGGCGTTTCTCCTTGTTGCGTAACGTCCTTGACGAGAGATTGCCGGTCGATCGCAAGGCTGAGCGCTTTACGAATATTTACGTTGTCGAACGGCTTCTTCTGTGTATTAAATTCCAGCATATATGTGCCGGCAAGCGGATAAATCTTGGCTTCTCCGGACTGCAACAGCTTCGGTGTAAGAGTAGCCGGCAGCTTTACGTCCATATCGAGCTGGCCGCTTTTGAACATTTGATACTGTGTATTGAGGTCGTTGACGATAACACCTGTTACCTGATCCAATTTAATAGAATTTTTGTCCCAATAGTTTTGGTTTTTCTGTAATACGAGTTTTTGTTGGTGCTGCCATGACGCAACTTTAAACGGACCGTCGCTGACAATGGTAGATGCATCTGCTGCCCATTTCGGATTTTTTTCCACAACTTTTTGATCAACCGGGAAATATGGGTGGAAAGCAGTCAGATCCAGGAAGAAAGGTACCGGAGTATTTAGTGTTACCTGGAGTGTATGGTCATCAATTGCTTTTACCGCTACTTGATCCGCACTGCCTTTGTTTGTATTGTATTCTTTCGCGCCTTTAATATAGTAGAGATAGTTTGCAAACTGAGCGCCGGTTTTCGGATTGAGGATATGTTTCCATGCGTAAACAAAATCATTTGCCGTCACTGGATCACCGTTGCTCCATTTTGCATCACGCAGCTTAAATGTCCAGACTGTGCCATTCTGAGAAGTCGACCAAGATTCCGCAATACCTGGTACGGGCTTATTGTCCGACCCCAAATGCGTAAGGCCTTCAAATGCTGCATTGATCACGAAATCAGATGTCGTATCGGTTGCCATTGCCGGGTCGAGCGTCGGCGGTTCTGTGATCAAATCCAGCGAAACGCTTTGTTTGCCGGAGGAGCTGCCTCCGGAACCCGCTGCAGTCCCTGCAGCTGCACCGCCGCCGCAACCGGTTAGAAGTACAGATGTAGCCAGGAAGCCGCCTAACGTTTTATACAAATACTTTTTCTTCATGTGCTCATGTCCCCCTATTTCTCTTTCAAAATTAGTTATACCACCATTCTTCTTCCAAAATTGTCTTATGACTCTATCAAGTGGCAAGCGACGAGGTGACTCTCACCTCCCTTCAAGATGGGTTCTTCCTCACGGCAGCGATCCGTTGCAAACGGACAACGCGTATGGAAACGGCATCCACTGGGAATGTTTGCAGGGCTTGGCACATCCCCGCTCAGCCGGACCCGCTCCCGTTTCTCCCCGAGTATCGGGATTGCCGAAAGCAATGCTTTCGTATATGGATGCTGTGGATAATTATAAATTTCCTCACAGTCGCCATATTCAACTAATTTGCCCAAGTACATGACACCGACGCGATCACTGATATATTGAACCATCGTCAAATCATGGGAAATGAATATATATGTTAAACCAAACTCCTCTTGCAGTGATTGCAAAAGTGTCATCACTTGTGCCTGAATCGATACATCAAGTGCCGAAATCGGTTCATCTGCAATGATTAGTTCCGGCTGTACCGCCAGTGCCCGTGCAATCCCAATGCGCTGCCGCTGTCCACCGGAAAACTCGTGTGGATAGCGGGATAGATGGTCTTTTTTCAGCCCTACGCGAAGCGCCAAATCCAATACCCGCTCCCTTCGTTCCCGACCGCCGGCCAGACCATGAATATCAATACCTTCCGCAATCAAATCTTCAATATTCATTCTAGGATCCAACGAAGCGTACGGATCCTGAAAAACCATTTGTACATTGCGGCGATATCGCTTGGCAGATTGGCCTTTGATACGCAGAACATTTTCATTTCGGTAGAGAATTTCTCCATCTGTTATCGGATTCAGCCCCAATATGAGCCGGCCCGTTGTAGATTTGCCACAACCGGATTCACCGACAAGCCCAAGTGTTTCTCCTTTTGAAATTGAGAATGTAATTCCGTCTACCGCCCGAACAATACTTTTGCGAACTTTAAAATGCTTTTTTATGTTCCGTAACTGTAAGAGTTCCATGGCTGTCTTCCTTCCCTTTGCGGATGCAGCAACCAGCAAGACGTTTCTTGGCGATCTGTTTTAAACACGGGTGGATTGTGCTCAGCGCAAATACGCATCGCATAGGGACAACGCGATGCAAACGAACAACCCACGGGCGGATGCAATAAATCCGGGGGATTTCCAGGAATCGGGACAAGCGCTGACCGGTCACCCGGTTTTGGTTTTGAGTTTAAGAGACCGCGTGTATACGGGTGAGCCGGGTACTGAAGGACATCTTTCACGTTTCCAAATTCAATCACGCGACCCGCGTACATCACCGCCACTTTATCGGCCGCTTCATGTACAACCGCCAAATCGTGTGTGATTAAAAGGACGCCCATGCCCATCTGCTGTTGTAATTCCTTTATCAGTTCAAGGATTTGTGCCTGAATGGTAACGTCGAGGGCAGTGGTAGGCTCGTCAGCAATCAAAAGTCTTGGCGAACAAGCGATCGCGATTGCGATCACAGCCCGCTGACGCATCCCGCCACTATATTCATGGGGATAACTATCGGCGCGACGTCTTGGATCGGGTATGCCAACCTTCTCCAATAGTTCAACCGCCAAACCCTTCGCTTGATTGACCGAAAATTTTTTATGTCGGATCAACGCTTCAGCAATTTGATCCCCTATTTTCATCGTCGGATTCAAAGCAGTCATCGGGTCTTGAAAAACCATTCCGATTTCTCCGCCACGGATCCCTTGCATCTCTTTTTCCGTAAGCAGCATAAGGTTTTTTCCACGCCACAAAATTTCCCCGGAAACACTGGAGTTTTTTGGGAGGAGTCTCATGACGCTTTGCACCGCAACACTTTTCCCGGAACCGGACTCTCCGACAATCGCCAACGTCTCTCCTTCTTCTATTTGGAGGGAAACGCCGCGTACGGCCTGTACCATTCCGTGCGGGGTCTGAAAATGAACCGTTAACTGCTTTAGTTCCAGCATCCTTATTCCTCCCTTACATTTTTGGATCCAATGCTTCGGACATGCCGTCTCCCAATACGTTAAACGCAAACATTGCCAGGGAAATCAGGATTGCCGGGAAAAACAAACGCCACGTATCGCCATCAAGAATGGAAGATAGGCCGTCATTTGCCATCGTCCCCCAGCTGGCCAACGGCGCCGGCACGCCCAGTCCGAGAAAGCTGAGAACTGCTTCACCAAAAATGGCAGATGGAATGGTCAACGTCATGTTTACCAAAATCGGACCAAACGTGTTTGGCACCAAATGCCGCCATAAAATGCGCGGAACAGACGCACCAAGGGAGCGAGCGACAAACACATAGTCAAGCTCCTTCAGTTGCAAAACCTGCCCGCGTACCAGCCGCGCCATATTCACCCAGCCGGTAACGGTCATAGCCACGATAATCGTAAACAATCCGGGCCCCATTACAACCATCATGAGAATTACCATGAGCAGGTACGGAAGACCGTACAAAATCTCCACAATCCGCATCATGATTTCGTCGACTTTCCCACCGAAAAATCCGGAGATCCCGCCGTAGATAACACCAATGACCAAATCAATCAGCGCTGCCATAAATCCGATGAAGAGGGAGATACGGGCTCCATACCAACAACGGCTGAACACGTCCCGGCCCAAGTCATCTGTCCCAAACCAATGCATTCCGCTGGGGGGAAGGTTTTTTTGCGATAAAACCTGTGTACTGTAGGAATATTTGGTCATATCCGGCCCAAATACTGCCATTATGATTAGGATTGCAATGACGGATAAACTGAACACAGCAAGTTTATTTTTCAAAAAACGACGTCGGACGTCCTGCCGGTATGTTAACGTCGGACGCTCTGCTTCCTCTGGGAGAGCTTCGGCTGGCAAGGGGTCAAATAAATGTTCTGCATATTCTTGCATCAAGCTTTCCTCCCCGTGACTTGAATTCGCGGGTCCACACATGCGTATGCAATATCAACCAAGAACAAAATGAAGATCAAAACTGCGCTGAAAAATACCGTCGTACCCAATATCATTGGATAGTCACGATTAGTGATAGCCGAAACATACAATTGACCGAGTCCAGGTATCCCAAAAATCTTTTCAACGACAAAACTTCCGGTCAACACGTACGCCGCCAGCGGTCCAAGCATGGTCAAGACCGGCAGAATCGAATTTCGAATCATATGCTTCCAAATGATACGTGCAAACGGAAGTCCCTTCGCACGTGCAGTTCTCACATAATCTTGGCGCAATGTCTCCAACATCGAAGCGCGCATCATTCGTGCAAAATACGCGGTGGGAGTGACGGCCAGTGCAATGATCGGCATGATCTCTTGCGCAACAGTTCCCCAACCGGCAGCAGGCAAAATCCCCCATACGACACCCAGATAGTTGATTAATAATGTTGCAAGCACAAAATTCGGAACAGATATGCCGAGAATGGCGAGCACCATGGCACTATAGTCCTGCCAGCCGTTTTGTTTAATCGCGGCAATTGCTCCAAACCCGACACCCAGAATGAATGCGATACATATAGCCCAAAGTCCGACTTGCATGGAAATCGGAAACCCTTGTCCGATAATCTGGTTTACCGACTGATCCTGCCATTGAATCGACGGCCCCAGATTCCCTTGCAGAAGAGATTTTAGGTAATCGAAATACTGCACGCCAAGCGGCTCATTCAAATGGTAGTAGTTCATCATGTTTTGAAAGATTTCCGGACTCATGTTTTGCTCATTTGCAATTGGATTGCCAGGGATCGCGTGCATCAAGAAGAATGTCAACGTGATAATCACCCAAAGTGTTACAGCCATCCAGAGTAACCGCTTTAGTGAATAAAACACCAAATTTTCCACCCCGCTCCTATATTGAACTCCTTGTATCGCACTTCATTGCTTTTTGAACACAGGCTTTCATTGAAAGCCTTTACATTGCATAAATATCAAAACACTTTTCTGATCAACCCCCGTTTTCATTCTCTTTACCTAGTATTTGATTGTTTCTGACAAACCTAAATTCATTTTTGAAAACTTCCATCTCTAGCATGACATTCGTTTTTCTGATGTTTGGGATTGTCTTAATCTTTTCTTTCAAAAAATTCAACAACGAATGGAGAGAATGGTTTACCACCTGTATCAATAATTGATACTCTCCGGTAGTCCAAGTAATAAAGCGAACTTCCGGCATTTCTTTCAGCAGTTCAATACTATTCAGCAATTCTGCTTCATCAATTGCAATTTGTACGATCGCAACAACTTGAAGTCCGAGCTTAATCGGGCTTACGACACCGACAATTTGAATAATACCGTTTTCTTTCAACTGAGATACCCGCAACCGAACCGTTCTCTCCGTTACGCCAACATCATCTGCAATTTCCTTGAATGATTTTCTACCATCTTCTTGCAAGTGTGAAATAATCTTCAAATCTAGGTCATCGATATTTTCTATATGCATGCTCATTTTGAGTCCCTCACAACTTGAATCGTTTTCATTAATGGTTTTATTAGAAACATCCCGTTATAAAGCTGCCACACCATAACAACTTCCAAAATTCCGATATTGATACTATTTTCGCATCTAAATGTTCTAATTTATACCTATATTTAAAATATATATCCATTTTTGGAAATTAGTCAATATATTTGCTGAAGTTTTTGAATTTTTCATTTACCCATTATGCGCTGCTATTTCCAAACATTAAACTCGGTATCTTTACGTCAGGATTTGAATGGTTGGGGTCGTTAGGCTCATACTATATTTGTGGGTATCCTCTATACCATTGCACCAATTCGAAAGGCATCCAATTGTTATACATTCATTTTCTTCCCAGTAGGTAAAACAGACTCTTGGCAAGCCAAGAGTCTGTTTAAATTCTAAAGAGGATAGCAGCATAACACGAAAATTAGTACGGCCTACCCGATATTGTTTGCTGATGATGATTACTTTTGCTTTCGTACAAAATCCTCAGCAGCGTGATATCCAGATGCGTATAAAAAATCCTGATCCTCTTTTGTCAAATGAAATTGTGTGAATGAAATGCTTCCGGTAGGTATAAGGATTGTCCGGCTTGCATCTTGTTGATCGATATGCCGCAAGTCATGCGCTCGGAGCATGGTTTGGAAAATCGCCTCGAGTTTAGAAATTGGGCCTTTTATTCGTTTCGGAAAGCCATCGTTATCTTTTCCCTGAAAACGAAATCCGATTGTGGGTTGTCGAGATAAAGTTCCATTATCAAATAGCCAAATCGGATAATTGCTAAGAATTCCTCCATCCACAGCATAAATCTTTTCCTTCCTTTTTCTGATCTTCCATTTCACTGGTTGAAAGAAAAATGGGATGGATGAACTCATCTTAACGGCATTTGCAATTGGAAAATCCTTTTCCAATACTCCGTATTTCTTTAGATCGTCAGGTATCACCAGCATACGGCCGTTCGTAATATCTGAAACAATAATTTTTAATTTCCCAGCAGGAAGATCACTAAATGTACGAACTCCTTTTTTGGCCAACAAGTCTCCCAGCCATTTTTCCAACGGGTCATTTCGATACATCCCGCAATACAACCAGATTTCCATCCATTTTCCTATGAAAGGAATCTTATAAAGCAATCCTTCCCCCAGAAATCTTCGATAATCCAATTCAAATACCAACTGTCGCAATTGTTCTCCAGTGTAACCGCTGGCAAGAAGCGCAGCAACAATGGCACCGGCTGACGTTCCAGCCAAACCGTCCCAGACATATCCTCTTTGTTCCAATGCTTGAATCGCCCCAGCGAACGAAATTGCAAATATTCCACCGCCTTCAAAAACGGCATTCACACGCACATATATCCCCACCTTCCATTTCGCAGTTGTTTTTTCAGATTACGTCATTACAGAGTACATCAGTACCATGTTAAGAAAGACGGAGATTGTCTTATGACAAAAATAGCATCATTTTTTCGCATACAAAAAGAGAACACGACAAACTGACTCATAATTTCGACTTCCTAGAAATAGTTTAAGAATGTTGAGATTACAAATTCTTGCCTTTTGGGGAGTCGATCATGAGAACGTTAGCTGAACAACTTGGCTATCAAAGGACAGATCGTGTGCTGATCATTAATTGTGACGATCTCGGTATGTGTCATTCGGCGAATGAAGCAGCATTCGTCAGCCTTTTGCATGGTTTGGCAACATCCGCGACCATTATGATTCCTTGTCCTTGGGCGTACGATGCAATTCAACGCTGGCACCAACACCGCAATCTGGCTATCGGTATCCATTTAACATTGACGAGCGAATGGGAAACCTATCGCTGGCGTCCGATTGCACCGAGTTGGAAAGTTCCCGGATTAATTGATCCAGACGGATTCATGTGGCGATCCATCACAGATGTCTATACACATGCAACACCTGAAGAAGTATATTTGGAATGTAAATCTCAAATTGAACAAGGAATTGACTGGGGATTAGACATTACACATCTGGATTCGCATATGGGAGTTATGCAGATACATCCATGCTATTTGCAAGTATATGCTCAATTGGCTGGCGAGTACCGCCTGCCGCTGCGAATGGCTTCCCAGAACGATTATGCCGCAATTGGACTTCCTGATATACGGAATCGTGTGGCGGAAACAGGCATTATATTTTGTGACAATCTTATTTTACCTGAACACAAGTATAAAGATGAAACCATGAAAGAATTTGTCTTACGGAAACTTTCAGAACTCCCTTTTGGGATCAGTGAGTTTTTTATTCATGCAAGTATAATGACTCCTGAATTACAAGCGATTGTTGACAATTGGCAAATGCGTTGCGATGAATTTTGCCTGTTTACAGCGGATAGGGACATTCAATCGAAAATCATTCAAGAAAGAATTTTCTTTACAACGTATCGATTGCTCCGTGATCATCAACGTCGAAAAACCGAATATTGGATTTCTCGGAGATGTGACAGGTGCGAATCCTAGATATGGTAGTATTATCGCAAAGAACAATTTTAAAATCGTTGTTACATTATTTTTAGTTTTGTGAAATACAAGTAGACTTGTTAAAATAAAAAGCCTCCCTATTTAGGAAGGCGTTATAAAGACTCCCAGACTATTCCAATATCCATGCTGTCCATTAAAATTAGTAAATGCCTTATAATCGCCGCTACCTAATGTGCCTTGAACTGTAATTCCTGCACACCGGTGTCATGATCAGAAAATTGTATGATCCCGCCTGGTGTTGTACAATCCGGTCCCAATACCCCTTGTGCAATCCCTGTATCGCTATAATTAACTGGATTTGTCGCATGTTGTGGCAAGGATGGATCGTAGGACGGATTTGGCTTTCCGAATAATGCTTGATTTGAGGTATTTCCTGAGCTGGATACAAATTGGATATCCGGTAGCCCTGACATATCCTCTGCAGCATATGCGGTATATGGAGCTGCAGCAAGTGACACTAAACCCATCAACGCTAGTATCCGGAGAATAAGCTTTGATATACCAATTCCTCCTATTTAATCGTTAAGTGTAGCCAGGGCAGCCACGGTTGGGGTAAAATTCCTTTCGGATTTCTTCTTTATATGCATCAAGCAATTTTAATAAAGCCGGTTCGCCTTCAAGTTTGACTGAAACATACGCCTGAACTTCTTTATTGGCTTTGATTGTCTCATGCAATAGTTCAATAAGCTCATCTTTCGAATATTTTTTAACTTGCGTTTAATTTGAAAAGAAGTTAACATTACGATCTACCTTAGGTATCATTTTCCGCAGCACTTTTTATATTTTTTGCCACTTCCACATGTGCACGGGTCGTTGCGGCCTATTTTTTCAATCTTTATCGCCGGATTTCTTTTTGGTTCACGGTAATCTCTACTACTTTCTATCTTTGAAAAAGAATTTTCTGACGGATGATATCGATCTTGATGAAAACAAGCCCACCCTTGCAGTTCCTTGATTGTGTCTGTTATAAGCTGAAATCTGTAGTCTTGTTGATTGCTTTGTAAGACATCTTCTTTTGTTCTTCTGAGCGTTGTATCGATGCTATCCATTCCAATGACAAATGCTTCAATAATCCTTTTGTCATATAAGCGCCTAATATCTCCATAAACCTCTTCAGGATAGAGATCATTACAGCAGCATGCGATCTCTGCATTAAAATAATAGCTTGTATCTGTAAGCTTATCATTCAATAACTGCTTAAAATAGTCCATAACGAATTCTCTGGATAGTTGACCGTTAAAAACCAAAATTACGAGAGAAATCAATGCTTGTCCGCGCGCATACTCATTTGCTTCTGTATTCTCGATTAAACTCATTAACGATTTGATATCTCCATTGAATACAGACGCGAGTATTCTCCCAATATCTTCAGTTATAGCATCCCCAAATATATTTTCACAAATGTCGCTGGGCTGGGATAAAATATCGATCATGATCGGAAAAAGTTCTTTTACCTGGAACTGAGCCAACAAGTAATACGAATAAATAAAGTCCATTCGAGCAGGGCGATCTATTACCTTCGTATAGTCCTCTTTAAGTCCGTTCATAATTTGGAGCAAGTAAGGAATAGCCTCTTCTTTGCGTTCAATAATCTCATGCAATTCGTTACGTGGAAACTTTCCATCATTATAACGAATAGCCGCTAACAAAAGCTCCATTTTCTTTGCCTCCATTACTATCTATAATCTTTAATTCCTTTAATATATCAATCATTCAACACAATAAACCACTGTTTCCTCTGACTTATTGAAATCCTTACTCTCCTTACTCACCGAAATTTTTTGGCGGATAGGATCTGTAAGCCAAAAATATCGGAAATCCTGCGTTTATCGATCGTTCAGTTTCATCAATTTTTCCCGAAAAGCAGGTTTCTTGGGGTATTTGGCAAGCAGCATACGTGTTGTTTGCAAAGTCTCCGCTTGCCCACCTGCTTTTTGAAGCATTCGAATGATACGGCAAACATCCTGATAGTGCTTTCTCGTATTCGAGTGGTCAGCTGTCTATTCAATATACAATTGGAACAGTTTCTTCACTTCAGCAGGAAATTGCTGAATTAAGTACGGATAAAATCGTTCAAATCAACCCGTAAAACGCTATAAACCCGCTCAATGAGCGGGGTATGTATGGTGGAGGCGATCCGTATCCGCGATTCCACATGACATGTTAATTAGGATGTTTGAAGAGGTCCTGTAACTCTCATCTAGTTTACCGAGTAGATCTTCATATTAACTGTATCAATGACAAGCTTTGCTAACCGAATAAAATCGAAACCCAAAATTCCTTGGATGTCGATACCGTAATCCATCGCTCCAATTTCAATTTTACACGGGCTCACAAAAGAATCTCCTAGAGTCACAGAGTCAAACCATTTCGTGAATACGATTTCAGTTCCGCCAACCCCGTGAATGACTGCTGTCTTATCCGTTTCTTCCGGCTTAACACCAATTTCCGATACTATATCAGCATTAAGTATCGTTCCTGCTGAACCGGTATCCAACAATACATTCTTTACACAAAGGCGACGCCCTGAAAAGACGACGTCTATATCAATAATTGGAAGACCATGCATCAATCTAATCTCTATAGCCATCTTTTAAATCCAATCCATTTTTCTTCAATTTTCAAATCAGGACGTGAGGTGTGAAGAAAGTAAATTTCCCTCTCAGGTTGACTCCGATGAAGTTCCTTATACCGCTTCATTGCTTCCAAAGAATCCTCAAAACGGTCAATAAGCGTAACCGAATCAATACACCGAAACCCATTTTTTGAATACGCATCCGCAGCTTCGAATACAACCCACTCATCCGGAAATCTTTCCCTAACTTCTTCCCAGCGCATATCCTCTCACCTCGGCAATCATGATTGCTATAAGTATACCACAAAAACTCGCACGTCCTACCTGACTACGGTGATCAATTCGGGAATTTCCGCTCTTTCTTCTATATCCATGAATATTTAGATGACAATGATGAATAGAGATCATCTCAATGTTTCCTGATTTCTGCAATACCATCTCAAGTTTTCTGCGGTATGGACAGGTTGCTGAGGTTATGAGCAGACGATGTCCCCAAATATCATCCGGTACAGCAAATTCCTTTTGAGCGAGCGGATGGTTCTCTGGCATCAATACAGCAAACTCTTCTTTACTGGACAGTGAAAAGTTTTTGTCGAAAAATTGTTGGATATAGGAATAGCTAAGGAGAGTCTTCAACATGACTTGGTCAGTTCTCCTTTTCGCCCTCCTTCGCACCGTACGTGATTCTTTCGAATCATACGGCGCTCCATCATGACCTTCTACATGAGACGATTCAACTTTTCTCTGAAGGATAGAATCTTTTTCCAGATCTTCTTGCCTAACGAGGCATAATCCTCTTGGCTATGAATCTGTCTGTGGCAATGTTCATGTACCGCGGCTAAATTGTTGACTCGATTGACGGAAGCCTGCGGGAGGTGAGGGTCAATATGGTGGATGTGTAGATTGAACGGTT
Above is a window of Fodinisporobacter ferrooxydans DNA encoding:
- a CDS encoding retropepsin-like aspartic protease; amino-acid sequence: MAIEIRLMHGLPIIDIDVVFSGRRLCVKNVLLDTGSAGTILNADIVSEIGVKPEETDKTAVIHGVGGTEIVFTKWFDSVTLGDSFVSPCKIEIGAMDYGIDIQGILGFDFIRLAKLVIDTVNMKIYSVN
- a CDS encoding polysaccharide deacetylase family protein, with translation MRTLAEQLGYQRTDRVLIINCDDLGMCHSANEAAFVSLLHGLATSATIMIPCPWAYDAIQRWHQHRNLAIGIHLTLTSEWETYRWRPIAPSWKVPGLIDPDGFMWRSITDVYTHATPEEVYLECKSQIEQGIDWGLDITHLDSHMGVMQIHPCYLQVYAQLAGEYRLPLRMASQNDYAAIGLPDIRNRVAETGIIFCDNLILPEHKYKDETMKEFVLRKLSELPFGISEFFIHASIMTPELQAIVDNWQMRCDEFCLFTADRDIQSKIIQERIFFTTYRLLRDHQRRKTEYWISRRCDRCES
- a CDS encoding ABC transporter ATP-binding protein, with amino-acid sequence MLELKQLTVHFQTPHGMVQAVRGVSLQIEEGETLAIVGESGSGKSVAVQSVMRLLPKNSSVSGEILWRGKNLMLLTEKEMQGIRGGEIGMVFQDPMTALNPTMKIGDQIAEALIRHKKFSVNQAKGLAVELLEKVGIPDPRRRADSYPHEYSGGMRQRAVIAIAIACSPRLLIADEPTTALDVTIQAQILELIKELQQQMGMGVLLITHDLAVVHEAADKVAVMYAGRVIEFGNVKDVLQYPAHPYTRGLLNSKPKPGDRSALVPIPGNPPDLLHPPVGCSFASRCPYAMRICAEHNPPVFKTDRQETSCWLLHPQREGRQPWNSYSYGT
- a CDS encoding ABC transporter permease produces the protein MQEYAEHLFDPLPAEALPEEAERPTLTYRQDVRRRFLKNKLAVFSLSVIAILIIMAVFGPDMTKYSYSTQVLSQKNLPPSGMHWFGTDDLGRDVFSRCWYGARISLFIGFMAALIDLVIGVIYGGISGFFGGKVDEIMMRIVEILYGLPYLLMVILMMVVMGPGLFTIIVAMTVTGWVNMARLVRGQVLQLKELDYVFVARSLGASVPRILWRHLVPNTFGPILVNMTLTIPSAIFGEAVLSFLGLGVPAPLASWGTMANDGLSSILDGDTWRLFFPAILISLAMFAFNVLGDGMSEALDPKM
- a CDS encoding ABC transporter ATP-binding protein — protein: MELLQLRNIKKHFKVRKSIVRAVDGITFSISKGETLGLVGESGCGKSTTGRLILGLNPITDGEILYRNENVLRIKGQSAKRYRRNVQMVFQDPYASLDPRMNIEDLIAEGIDIHGLAGGRERRERVLDLALRVGLKKDHLSRYPHEFSGGQRQRIGIARALAVQPELIIADEPISALDVSIQAQVMTLLQSLQEEFGLTYIFISHDLTMVQYISDRVGVMYLGKLVEYGDCEEIYNYPQHPYTKALLSAIPILGEKRERVRLSGDVPSPANIPSGCRFHTRCPFATDRCREEEPILKGGESHLVACHLIES
- a CDS encoding ABC transporter permease, with translation MVFYSLKRLLWMAVTLWVIITLTFFLMHAIPGNPIANEQNMSPEIFQNMMNYYHLNEPLGVQYFDYLKSLLQGNLGPSIQWQDQSVNQIIGQGFPISMQVGLWAICIAFILGVGFGAIAAIKQNGWQDYSAMVLAILGISVPNFVLATLLINYLGVVWGILPAAGWGTVAQEIMPIIALAVTPTAYFARMMRASMLETLRQDYVRTARAKGLPFARIIWKHMIRNSILPVLTMLGPLAAYVLTGSFVVEKIFGIPGLGQLYVSAITNRDYPMILGTTVFFSAVLIFILFLVDIAYACVDPRIQVTGRKA
- a CDS encoding peptide ABC transporter substrate-binding protein; this translates as MKKKYLYKTLGGFLATSVLLTGCGGGAAAGTAAGSGGSSSGKQSVSLDLITEPPTLDPAMATDTTSDFVINAAFEGLTHLGSDNKPVPGIAESWSTSQNGTVWTFKLRDAKWSNGDPVTANDFVYAWKHILNPKTGAQFANYLYYIKGAKEYNTNKGSADQVAVKAIDDHTLQVTLNTPVPFFLDLTAFHPYFPVDQKVVEKNPKWAADASTIVSDGPFKVASWQHQQKLVLQKNQNYWDKNSIKLDQVTGVIVNDLNTQYQMFKSGQLDMDVKLPATLTPKLLQSGEAKIYPLAGTYMLEFNTQKKPFDNVNIRKALSLAIDRQSLVKDVTQQGETPAYAFVPPGDPGKNGDFRKEGGDLFKDDVAQAKQLLAQGLKEEGLSQLPPITYQYNTVDYNKKIAEAIQQMWKKNLGVDVTLQNEDWKIYLDKLTKGDFQIGRMGWIQSYTDPSAELDLLKSDFGSNYTRWKNKQFDKYVNEAETTTDVSKRMDDMHKADQLIIDQAPVAPLFFYTNVFAFNKKIDGIVVHPSDTFPDVRYMSVK
- a CDS encoding patatin-like phospholipase family protein: MRVNAVFEGGGIFAISFAGAIQALEQRGYVWDGLAGTSAGAIVAALLASGYTGEQLRQLVFELDYRRFLGEGLLYKIPFIGKWMEIWLYCGMYRNDPLEKWLGDLLAKKGVRTFSDLPAGKLKIIVSDITNGRMLVIPDDLKKYGVLEKDFPIANAVKMSSSIPFFFQPVKWKIRKRKEKIYAVDGGILSNYPIWLFDNGTLSRQPTIGFRFQGKDNDGFPKRIKGPISKLEAIFQTMLRAHDLRHIDQQDASRTILIPTGSISFTQFHLTKEDQDFLYASGYHAAEDFVRKQK
- a CDS encoding Lrp/AsnC family transcriptional regulator, producing MSMHIENIDDLDLKIISHLQEDGRKSFKEIADDVGVTERTVRLRVSQLKENGIIQIVGVVSPIKLGLQVVAIVQIAIDEAELLNSIELLKEMPEVRFITWTTGEYQLLIQVVNHSLHSLLNFLKEKIKTIPNIRKTNVMLEMEVFKNEFRFVRNNQILGKENENGG